In a single window of the Agrobacterium tumefaciens genome:
- the virB10 gene encoding type IV secretion system protein VirB10, whose protein sequence is MNNDSQQAAHEVDASGSLVSDKHGRRLSGSQKLIVGGVVLALSLSLIWLGGRQKKVNENASPSTLIATNTKPFHPAPIEVPPDPPAVQEAVQPAAPLPPRGEPERHEPRPEETPIFAYSSGDQGVSKRAIQGDTGRRQVGKRDDSSLPNGEVSGENDLSIRMKPTELQPSRATLLPHPDFMVTQGTIIPCILQTAIDTNLAGYVKCVLPQDIRGTTNNIVLLDRGTAVVGEIQRGLQQGDGRVFVLWDRAETPDHAMISLISPSADELGRSGLPGSVDSHFWQRFSGAMLLSVVQGAFQAASTYAGSSGGGMSFNSFQNNGEQTTETALKATINIPPTLKKNQGDTVSIFVARDLDFFGVYQLRLTGGATRGRNRRS, encoded by the coding sequence ATGAATAACGATAGTCAGCAAGCGGCACATGAGGTTGATGCATCTGGATCCCTGGTCTCCGACAAACATGGCCGGCGTCTTTCGGGGTCTCAGAAATTGATCGTCGGAGGTGTCGTTCTCGCGTTATCATTAAGCCTCATTTGGCTAGGTGGGCGCCAAAAGAAGGTGAATGAGAACGCATCGCCGTCAACTTTGATCGCAACAAACACCAAGCCATTTCATCCAGCTCCGATTGAGGTGCCGCCGGATCCTCCAGCGGTTCAAGAGGCTGTTCAGCCTGCTGCTCCTCTACCGCCGAGGGGCGAACCGGAGCGGCATGAGCCACGGCCGGAAGAAACACCGATTTTTGCATATAGCAGCGGCGATCAAGGGGTCAGCAAACGCGCCATTCAGGGCGACACGGGCCGAAGACAAGTAGGCAAGCGTGACGACAGCTCCTTGCCGAATGGCGAAGTGTCCGGCGAGAACGATTTGTCGATACGTATGAAACCCACCGAGCTGCAGCCCAGCAGGGCCACGCTCTTGCCGCACCCCGATTTTATGGTAACGCAAGGGACAATAATCCCGTGCATCTTGCAAACCGCAATCGACACAAATTTGGCAGGCTATGTAAAGTGTGTCTTGCCTCAGGATATTCGTGGAACAACGAACAATATCGTGCTTCTTGATCGTGGCACCGCCGTTGTTGGCGAAATACAGCGTGGCTTGCAACAGGGAGATGGGCGCGTTTTTGTGTTGTGGGATCGCGCCGAGACACCTGACCATGCGATGATCTCGTTAATATCGCCAAGCGCGGACGAACTCGGTCGCTCAGGATTGCCGGGCTCGGTCGACAGCCACTTCTGGCAGCGTTTTAGCGGAGCTATGCTCTTGAGCGTTGTTCAAGGCGCCTTCCAGGCAGCTAGCACCTACGCCGGCAGCTCGGGTGGCGGGATGAGCTTCAACAGCTTTCAAAATAACGGTGAGCAGACAACTGAGACGGCCCTTAAGGCAACCATCAACATACCGCCAACCCTGAAGAAGAATCAGGGTGACACTGTTTCCATTTTCGTAGCACGGGACCTCGATTTCTTTGGTGTTTACCAGCTCCGCCTGACTGGCGGCGCCACGCGTGGGAGGAACCGCCGCTCTTAA